From Bacteroidales bacterium:
TGAAGAAGAAACTACTATTCAAAACGATGAGTTGAAAATTTATATGGCTTTAGTACCTTTTAATAATGAAGAAACTAAATCTTTAAATATTTACCTTATTAATGATAGTATTCATAATTTATTATATAGTTATATATTAAAAGAAAAAAGTGAAACATCTGTTAATAGTGCCGGATTATTGGAACCTAATACAAAACTTTTTCTTGAAAACATTAATTTTAAGCGTTTTAATCATATAAATAACTTTATTTTTCAAATAATAATTTTTAAAAAAGGCTTATATAAACTAAAAAAACCATTTGAAAAAGAAATAACAATAAAACCAATGGAGATTTTTAACGAGTATAGTTATGTAGAAAATGATTTTTTTAATGAAAACGCATTGATTATTCCAATTATAAAAGAAGATGCTTTAACCGAGCACATAACAAGACTGACAAATGAAGACATTGATAAAATAATAGTTGAAAAAGAGAAAATTACCAGTAATAAATCAGAAGAAATAATAAGTAAAAAACATGAAAAAAATAATATAAAAGAAATTGATTTACATATTAATAAACTATTAGATAATGTAATAGGATTATCTAATTCGGGAATATTAGATATCCAGATGAAACATTTTAAAAACAATT
This genomic window contains:
- a CDS encoding DUF2027 domain-containing protein, which codes for MTIKQGDKVKYLSEIGGGTVTKIINKNEVYILNDEGFEVPAYIKELIIVENNKISESYIDEINKNNIEDNEKTIKNDMTNIYEEETTIQNDELKIYMALVPFNNEETKSLNIYLINDSIHNLLYSYILKEKSETSVNSAGLLEPNTKLFLENINFKRFNHINNFIFQIIIFKKGLYKLKKPFEKEITIKPMEIFNEYSYVENDFFNENALIIPIIKEDALTEHITRLTNEDIDKIIVEKEKITSNKSEEIISKKHEKNNIKEIDLHINKLLDNVIGLSNSGILDIQMKHFKNNLEEAIKNKIKKIVFIHGIGNGTLKMKIRNTLDSNYKYLKYQDASFQKYRFGATLVIIS